From Synchiropus splendidus isolate RoL2022-P1 chromosome 10, RoL_Sspl_1.0, whole genome shotgun sequence, the proteins below share one genomic window:
- the uchl3 gene encoding ubiquitin carboxyl-terminal hydrolase isozyme L3 isoform X1, which produces MDCPRWLPLESNPEFISCLGMKPSWQFGDVYGLDPELLSMVPRPVCALLLLFPLTEKYEAFRQEEEVKLKEQKQEISPDVYFIKQTIGNACGTIGLIHAVANNMKHLEFDSDSSLKKFLEQTSKMTPEERATFLEKDESIRVTHESSAQEGQTEAPSVDEKVNLHFIAFVNVGGQLYELDGRKPFPVVHGKTSEDTFLEDAVEVCKVFMARDPEEVRFTIIALSKD; this is translated from the exons TTCATCAGTTGTCTGGGCATGAAACCCTCCTGGCAGTTTGGGGATGTATACGGGCTGGATCCTGAGCTTCTCAGCATGGTACCAAGGCCAGTGTGTGCTTTGCTTCTCCTCTTTCCCCTGACAGAAAAG TATGAAGCATTTAGGCAAGAAGAGGAGGTGAAACTTAAAGAACAGAAGCAGGAGATCTCCCCTGATGTTTATTTCATCAAGCAAACTATTGGAAATGCGTGCGGAACAATAGGATTGATTCATGCGGTGGCCAATAACATGAAACACCTGGAATTTG ACTCCGATTCTTCCTTGAAAAAGTTCCTAGAACAAACTTCCAAAATGACACCAGAGGAAAGGGCTACCTTCCTGGAGAAAGATGAG agTATACGCGTGACACACGAGTCAAGTGCGCAGGAGGGCCAAACGGAG GCGCCCAGCGTAGATGAGAAAGTGAATCTTCATTTTATAGCTTTTGTGAACGTCGGTGGACAGTTATACGAACTGG ACGGCCGAAAGCCTTTCCCCGTTGTCCATGGCAAAACTTCCGAGGACACTTTCCTGGAG GACGCCGTAGAGGTTTGTAAGGTCTTCATGGCTCGTGACCCCGAGGAGGTCCGCTTCACCATCATCGCTCTGTCCAAAGATTAA
- the uchl3 gene encoding ubiquitin carboxyl-terminal hydrolase isozyme L3 isoform X2, whose translation MTKFISCLGMKPSWQFGDVYGLDPELLSMVPRPVCALLLLFPLTEKYEAFRQEEEVKLKEQKQEISPDVYFIKQTIGNACGTIGLIHAVANNMKHLEFDSDSSLKKFLEQTSKMTPEERATFLEKDESIRVTHESSAQEGQTEAPSVDEKVNLHFIAFVNVGGQLYELDGRKPFPVVHGKTSEDTFLEDAVEVCKVFMARDPEEVRFTIIALSKD comes from the exons TTCATCAGTTGTCTGGGCATGAAACCCTCCTGGCAGTTTGGGGATGTATACGGGCTGGATCCTGAGCTTCTCAGCATGGTACCAAGGCCAGTGTGTGCTTTGCTTCTCCTCTTTCCCCTGACAGAAAAG TATGAAGCATTTAGGCAAGAAGAGGAGGTGAAACTTAAAGAACAGAAGCAGGAGATCTCCCCTGATGTTTATTTCATCAAGCAAACTATTGGAAATGCGTGCGGAACAATAGGATTGATTCATGCGGTGGCCAATAACATGAAACACCTGGAATTTG ACTCCGATTCTTCCTTGAAAAAGTTCCTAGAACAAACTTCCAAAATGACACCAGAGGAAAGGGCTACCTTCCTGGAGAAAGATGAG agTATACGCGTGACACACGAGTCAAGTGCGCAGGAGGGCCAAACGGAG GCGCCCAGCGTAGATGAGAAAGTGAATCTTCATTTTATAGCTTTTGTGAACGTCGGTGGACAGTTATACGAACTGG ACGGCCGAAAGCCTTTCCCCGTTGTCCATGGCAAAACTTCCGAGGACACTTTCCTGGAG GACGCCGTAGAGGTTTGTAAGGTCTTCATGGCTCGTGACCCCGAGGAGGTCCGCTTCACCATCATCGCTCTGTCCAAAGATTAA